One Halovivax ruber XH-70 genomic region harbors:
- a CDS encoding diphthine--ammonia ligase: MTEASGAWVSLFSGGKDSSYALYLALERGIDVDRLLTIHPEGDSYMYHVPATELATLAADSIGIRSLDVHPDSFETEEATDSGTQGDREVEPLETALRSLAADTAGGIAGLVVGAVESEYQRERVERLCTEFDCELFAPLWQADPRALATDMLAADFEIVIVQVAAHGLDESWLGRPLDHAAIDELETLADSHGVHLLGEGGEFETMVLDAPHMDRRLDIEYETTWDGTRGSITVTDASLE; this comes from the coding sequence ATGACGGAGGCCTCCGGCGCCTGGGTGTCACTCTTCTCCGGCGGGAAGGATTCCTCGTACGCACTCTATCTGGCGCTCGAACGCGGCATCGACGTCGATCGGTTGCTCACGATTCACCCCGAGGGTGACTCGTACATGTACCACGTCCCGGCGACCGAGCTGGCGACACTCGCGGCCGACAGCATCGGAATCCGATCACTCGACGTCCATCCCGACTCGTTCGAGACCGAGGAGGCGACGGATTCGGGCACGCAGGGCGATCGGGAAGTCGAGCCACTCGAGACGGCACTCCGCTCGCTCGCAGCCGACACAGCCGGCGGCATCGCCGGCCTCGTCGTCGGCGCCGTCGAAAGCGAGTATCAACGCGAACGGGTGGAACGCCTCTGTACGGAGTTCGACTGTGAACTCTTCGCACCGCTCTGGCAGGCCGATCCCCGCGCGCTTGCCACGGACATGCTCGCGGCCGACTTCGAGATCGTGATCGTTCAGGTGGCAGCCCACGGTCTCGACGAATCCTGGCTCGGCAGACCCCTCGACCACGCAGCGATCGACGAACTGGAAACACTCGCCGACTCCCACGGTGTCCACCTCCTCGGCGAGGGCGGCGAGTTCGAGACGATGGTACTCGACGCGCCCCACATGGACCGCCGGCTCGACATCGAGTACGAGACGACGTGGGACGGCACGCGCGGTTCGATAACTGTCACTGACGCGTCGCTGGAGTGA
- a CDS encoding multicopper oxidase domain-containing protein, with product MADLIGAPGTGLSRREFLAATGGAGTVAAAGCMSQSTTPAAQPSAGDSSSDLPLTSPPEVVQVDEQGGRVTIGSETARHAVHPLDSMGGPVELPRVWAFKADDGEPSVPGPILRTTEGNDMEVTLDNTNADMPHTLHFHGVRKTWANDGVPTTTGITVQPGEKHTYTIPANVPGTHFYHCHFQTHRHIDMGMYGIFRVDPKGYEPADKEYFFTIKDWDSRLNRQIAGEDVSYSPRNRNPDVFTINGKSLPRTLHPEDGSPIIVDQGDTVRLHMVNAGYMSHPMHTHNHRFRVVERDGGVVPEAARYEQDVTNVAPAQRHTVEFEADADPGIYLMHCHKVDHAMNGNVYPGGMVSGIVYREAMDTDIFAEIMGYAGYEG from the coding sequence ATGGCTGATCTTATCGGTGCACCCGGAACGGGCCTGTCTCGACGCGAGTTTCTCGCAGCAACCGGCGGTGCTGGGACCGTCGCCGCTGCAGGGTGTATGTCGCAGTCTACCACGCCGGCGGCCCAGCCGTCCGCGGGCGACTCGTCGAGTGACTTGCCCCTGACGAGTCCACCCGAGGTCGTCCAGGTCGACGAACAGGGCGGTCGCGTGACGATCGGCTCTGAGACGGCTCGTCACGCGGTCCACCCGCTCGACTCGATGGGCGGCCCCGTCGAACTCCCGCGCGTGTGGGCCTTCAAAGCCGACGACGGTGAGCCGAGCGTGCCCGGCCCGATCCTGCGGACGACCGAGGGCAACGACATGGAGGTAACGCTCGACAACACGAACGCCGACATGCCCCACACGCTGCACTTCCACGGCGTGCGAAAGACCTGGGCGAACGACGGCGTGCCGACGACCACCGGGATCACGGTCCAGCCGGGCGAGAAACACACCTACACCATCCCGGCGAACGTCCCCGGGACGCACTTCTATCACTGTCACTTCCAAACTCATCGCCACATCGACATGGGGATGTACGGTATCTTCCGCGTCGATCCGAAGGGGTACGAACCAGCCGACAAGGAGTACTTCTTCACCATCAAGGACTGGGACTCCCGTCTGAACCGCCAGATAGCTGGCGAAGACGTCAGCTACAGCCCTCGAAACCGCAATCCCGATGTCTTCACCATCAACGGGAAGAGTCTCCCGCGTACGCTTCACCCCGAAGACGGCTCGCCGATCATCGTCGATCAGGGTGATACCGTTCGCCTCCACATGGTCAACGCCGGCTACATGTCTCACCCGATGCACACGCACAACCACCGGTTCCGGGTCGTCGAGCGCGACGGTGGGGTGGTTCCCGAGGCGGCCCGGTACGAACAGGACGTGACGAACGTCGCCCCGGCACAGCGACACACGGTGGAGTTCGAGGCGGACGCCGATCCGGGCATCTACCTGATGCACTGTCACAAGGTCGATCACGCGATGAACGGGAACGTCTACCCTGGCGGGATGGTCTCCGGCATCGTCTACCGTGAGGCGATGGACACCGACATCTTCGCCGAGATCATGGGATACGCCGGCTACGAAGGGTAA
- a CDS encoding HFX_2341 family transcriptional regulator domain-containing protein, producing the protein MDVTQRVHIAPVSSEYDRVLHPIEEQRADVAHILVHENPAEVPAYVEDLCDEIAEFVQELTVTETDFADVYSVLGDVTTLAARHDGDDVYVNVSGAGTIPAIGATIACMDVSTDATAYYVTPESYAHDADDHPITSGMESTTPVPTYPIDSPTPDQIAIMELLADPAAIDDRFETTRPNKSDLIEYARELGLSFIADRNPSTDKGAFRLLDTHIVEPLLEDGYVTVEQVGRRRLVELTERGENAYRAFHHKFDVR; encoded by the coding sequence ATGGACGTCACGCAGCGCGTTCACATCGCTCCAGTGAGTTCGGAGTACGATCGGGTACTCCACCCGATCGAAGAGCAGCGGGCCGACGTCGCCCACATCCTCGTCCACGAGAATCCAGCCGAGGTGCCAGCCTACGTCGAGGACCTCTGCGACGAGATTGCTGAGTTCGTACAGGAACTGACGGTCACAGAAACCGACTTTGCGGACGTATACAGCGTGCTCGGCGACGTCACGACGCTCGCAGCCCGCCACGACGGTGACGACGTCTACGTCAACGTCTCCGGTGCGGGAACGATCCCGGCGATCGGTGCAACCATCGCCTGTATGGACGTCTCCACCGACGCGACGGCGTACTACGTCACGCCGGAGTCCTACGCCCACGACGCGGACGATCACCCGATCACGTCCGGCATGGAATCGACGACGCCCGTTCCGACGTACCCGATCGACTCGCCGACGCCCGACCAGATCGCGATCATGGAACTGCTGGCCGATCCGGCCGCCATCGACGACCGATTCGAGACGACGCGGCCGAACAAGAGCGACCTGATCGAGTACGCGAGAGAGCTCGGCCTCTCGTTCATCGCCGACAGAAATCCGTCGACGGATAAGGGCGCGTTCAGGTTGCTGGATACGCACATCGTCGAGCCCCTCCTCGAAGACGGCTACGTCACCGTCGAACAGGTCGGTCGACGCCGGCTGGTCGAGCTGACCGAGCGCGGCGAGAACGCCTACCGCGCGTTCCACCACAAGTTCGACGTACGCTGA
- a CDS encoding DUF7837 family putative zinc-binding protein produces MMDDEGDRLAARRSVGDCPRCGASIDETAVIIEYEVSDRETAYAECPTCEDVVSPR; encoded by the coding sequence ATGATGGACGACGAGGGTGATCGACTTGCAGCGCGTCGATCGGTCGGTGACTGTCCGCGATGTGGGGCGTCGATCGACGAGACAGCCGTCATCATCGAATACGAAGTGAGTGACCGTGAAACGGCGTACGCGGAGTGCCCGACGTGTGAGGACGTAGTCAGTCCACGATAG
- a CDS encoding HalOD1 output domain-containing protein, translated as MNAIDDATIAPDLDPTTSTTVQHDWASDESITVSIVTAIAQRAGVDPEDVSHLYERLDPDSLESLFSPTTQSGARNSGHLWIPVDDYGVTVYADGRIVVQSLT; from the coding sequence ATGAACGCAATCGACGACGCCACCATCGCCCCTGATCTCGACCCGACGACGTCGACCACCGTCCAGCACGACTGGGCGTCCGACGAGTCGATCACCGTTTCGATCGTCACCGCAATCGCCCAGCGCGCCGGTGTCGACCCCGAAGACGTCTCGCACCTGTACGAGCGCCTCGATCCCGACTCGCTGGAGTCGCTCTTTTCCCCGACGACGCAGTCGGGTGCTCGAAACAGCGGCCACCTCTGGATCCCCGTCGACGACTACGGCGTGACCGTCTACGCGGACGGGCGGATCGTCGTTCAGTCGTTGACGTGA
- a CDS encoding DUF373 family protein gives MTSLVVCLDRNDDVGRKTGLSTPIVGWEAVRALVTDVGLADPEDSGVNALLETLSVAQQLRDDNEDVVVAVVSGERESMVSADRAVARQLDDLAAEYDLDSAVVVLDSTEDEQLVPVVESRLRVDSVDRVVVRQARDIESTYYLLKQFLGDEELRQTILVPVGLTLLVFPILASVTTLAQGAAAITTVIGLFLLYKGFNIDEIVTALAIKARESIYSGQVSVVTYVVAAGLTLIGLFVGGLGVSGLDDTAGVLLPTMQFVNDSVPWIAMAALVASAGRLLDETIEDEPLRRSYLNLPFVVVSVGLVVRGFSAYFLEQQDLIDPIIVPPISIGTTTIEAISLSASQRLALYVSVAFALSIVGVRLTSRLATAAIDDSEFTEHTDSD, from the coding sequence GTGACTTCGCTGGTCGTCTGCCTGGACCGGAACGACGACGTCGGTCGGAAGACCGGGCTCTCCACGCCGATCGTCGGCTGGGAAGCAGTCAGAGCGCTCGTCACCGACGTCGGACTCGCCGACCCAGAGGACTCCGGAGTCAACGCCCTCCTCGAGACGCTTTCCGTCGCCCAGCAACTCCGAGACGACAACGAGGACGTCGTCGTCGCCGTCGTCTCTGGCGAACGCGAATCCATGGTGAGCGCCGATCGTGCGGTCGCTCGGCAACTCGACGACCTCGCCGCCGAGTACGACCTCGACTCGGCCGTCGTCGTCCTCGACAGCACCGAAGACGAGCAACTCGTTCCCGTCGTCGAGAGTCGACTCCGCGTCGACTCGGTCGATCGGGTCGTCGTCAGGCAGGCCAGGGACATCGAGTCCACGTACTACCTGCTGAAGCAGTTTCTCGGCGACGAGGAGCTTCGACAGACGATCCTGGTCCCCGTCGGGTTGACGCTGCTGGTCTTCCCGATCCTCGCGTCGGTCACCACGCTCGCACAGGGAGCCGCGGCCATCACCACCGTCATCGGCCTCTTCTTGCTCTACAAGGGGTTCAACATCGACGAGATCGTCACGGCGCTGGCGATCAAAGCACGCGAGTCGATCTACTCGGGCCAGGTGTCGGTCGTCACGTACGTCGTCGCGGCCGGCTTGACGCTGATCGGGCTCTTCGTCGGCGGGCTCGGTGTCTCGGGACTGGACGACACCGCCGGGGTGTTGCTCCCCACGATGCAGTTCGTCAACGACAGCGTCCCCTGGATCGCGATGGCCGCCCTCGTCGCCAGCGCGGGACGGCTGTTAGACGAGACCATCGAGGACGAACCGCTCCGCCGGTCGTACCTCAACTTGCCCTTTGTCGTCGTCTCGGTCGGTCTCGTAGTGCGAGGCTTCTCCGCGTACTTTCTCGAACAGCAGGATCTCATCGATCCGATCATTGTCCCACCGATCTCGATCGGGACGACGACCATCGAGGCCATCTCACTCTCCGCCAGCCAGCGTCTCGCCCTCTACGTCTCCGTCGCGTTCGCCCTGAGCATCGTCGGGGTCCGACTGACCTCACGGCTCGCGACGGCTGCGATCGATGATTCCGAGTTCACCGAGCACACGGACTCAGATTGA
- a CDS encoding sugar phosphate nucleotidyltransferase: MKAVVLAGGYATRLWPITKNRPKMFLPIGETTVVDRIFDDLEADDRIDTVYVSTNERFAAEFETHLAEADYEKPQLSVEETTEEDEKFGVMGALAQLIDRENVDDDLLVIAGDNLLSFSVGDFLDYFEAREAPTIAAYDVGSLDRASEYGLVELEDDRVVDFQEKPEDPNSTLVSIACYGFPREAVGLISTYLEDGNNPDEPGWFIQWLQARRPTYAYTFEEAWFDIGTPESYLDAVAWYLDGDSLISETATLDDATIGNDVHVMADAEIVDTHLENTVVFPNVTLKNADIRGSIIDEDTLLEDVDLATALIGAHTQISNDR, encoded by the coding sequence ATGAAGGCCGTCGTCCTTGCCGGTGGCTACGCGACACGACTGTGGCCGATCACGAAGAATCGACCCAAGATGTTTCTCCCGATCGGCGAGACGACCGTCGTCGACAGAATCTTCGACGATCTCGAGGCGGACGACCGGATCGACACCGTCTACGTCAGTACGAACGAGCGGTTCGCAGCGGAGTTCGAGACGCACTTGGCCGAGGCCGACTACGAGAAACCGCAGCTCTCCGTCGAGGAGACGACCGAGGAAGACGAGAAGTTCGGCGTGATGGGGGCGCTGGCTCAGCTCATCGATCGAGAGAACGTCGACGACGACCTGCTCGTTATCGCAGGGGACAATCTCCTCTCGTTCTCGGTCGGCGACTTCCTCGATTACTTCGAAGCACGCGAGGCGCCGACGATCGCGGCCTACGACGTTGGGTCGCTCGACCGGGCCAGCGAGTACGGCCTCGTCGAACTGGAGGACGACCGGGTCGTCGATTTTCAGGAGAAACCGGAGGATCCGAACAGCACGCTGGTCTCGATCGCCTGCTACGGCTTCCCGCGTGAAGCCGTCGGACTGATCTCGACGTATCTCGAAGACGGCAACAACCCCGACGAACCGGGCTGGTTCATCCAGTGGCTCCAGGCGCGCCGGCCGACCTACGCCTACACCTTCGAGGAAGCCTGGTTCGATATCGGCACCCCGGAGAGTTACCTCGACGCCGTCGCGTGGTATCTGGACGGCGACTCGCTCATTTCCGAGACGGCGACGCTCGACGACGCGACCATCGGAAACGACGTTCACGTCATGGCCGACGCCGAGATCGTCGATACGCACCTAGAAAATACCGTCGTCTTCCCGAACGTCACGCTGAAGAACGCGGACATCCGCGGGTCGATCATCGACGAGGACACGCTCCTCGAAGACGTCGATCTGGCGACTGCGCTCATCGGCGCCCACACGCAGATTTCGAACGATCGGTAG
- a CDS encoding FAD-binding and (Fe-S)-binding domain-containing protein, with amino-acid sequence MATERGPAADWRATYDYRSETVERPALADAIARRIDGEVRMDNYSRSLYATDASAYEVTPIGVVFPRSTADVAAVMDYCAEQTIPVLPRGGGTSLAGQTVNRAVVLDFTRYMDEIVAIDADRQLATVQPGAILGRLNEAVEPDGLTFAPDPAWGDKSAIGGAIGNNSTGSHSLLYGKTDAYVESCEVVLADGTVTEFGEVTIETLEHRGDLDGTLEERIYATVARIVDEEADAIDDAYPALKRNVSGYNLDRLVAEARGSTLPGSEETGDPGTVNLARLLAGSEGTLAIVTEATVSLEPLPETKSVAMLCYRDLHHAMADVSAILEHDPAAVEVLDDVLIDLARETAEFGPVADRLPDGTNATLLVEFYADSGVDGENAVATLLADRCPGVEPIGTVSDAVISSAGEGATTGEPARAFDALEAHEPDERATLWDLRKSGLPILLSRTTDAKHISFIEDTAVPPARLPEFVDGFEAILESHDTYASFYAHAGPGVLHVRPLVNTKTEMGVDQFHDIADDVTELVVELGGSVSGEHGDGRARTQWNRRLYGDRVWDTFRELKAAFDPDWLLNPGTVCGYAEGEIESDGDGLSASSGAESAPPSRARTADMREHLRFDPDYEFEAGFEPTLEWDDDNGFQGMVELCHGCGGCRGDQSTTGGVMCPTYRASQEEITSTRGRANALRQAMSGELPDGEQFEDEFVEEVLDLCIGCKGCAVDCPSGVDMAKLKAEVTNEYHERHGVSLRDRLFANVHTLSAVGSRLAPLSNWASAVPGARWLLERTLGIDADRELPTFRRETFTDRFERRPTVESTSSSEGGRKALVFPDTYTNFTNPEPGVATVSVLEAAGVEVALAPVSGDSGRPAYSKGFLEQARSRAADTVDALAPFVDDGWDVVVIEPSDAVMLQSDYLDLHPGERTRAVAAATYGVCEYIDRFDLVDELSVDPAATSSITYHGHCHQKATKTAAHASAVLDRAGFDVDHLDSGCCGMAGSFGYEAEHASMSDAIGSILFEQVADSDGDRVVAPGASCRTQLASREPNGEEPPTPIEVLADALTVESSGA; translated from the coding sequence ATGGCGACCGAGCGCGGGCCGGCGGCCGACTGGCGGGCGACCTACGACTATCGGAGCGAGACGGTCGAGCGTCCGGCGCTCGCCGACGCGATCGCGAGACGGATCGACGGCGAGGTGCGAATGGACAACTACTCGCGTTCGCTGTACGCGACCGACGCGAGCGCCTACGAGGTGACGCCGATCGGGGTCGTCTTCCCGCGATCGACTGCGGACGTCGCCGCCGTGATGGACTACTGTGCCGAGCAGACGATTCCCGTCCTCCCCCGCGGCGGGGGGACGAGTCTGGCAGGCCAGACGGTCAATCGAGCGGTCGTTCTGGATTTCACGCGGTATATGGACGAGATCGTTGCTATCGACGCTGACCGGCAACTGGCCACCGTTCAGCCTGGTGCGATCCTCGGACGGCTGAACGAGGCCGTCGAACCCGACGGACTCACGTTCGCACCGGATCCGGCCTGGGGCGACAAGAGCGCGATCGGCGGCGCGATCGGCAACAACTCGACCGGCTCGCACTCCCTCCTGTACGGCAAGACGGACGCCTACGTCGAATCGTGTGAGGTCGTGCTCGCCGATGGGACGGTGACCGAGTTCGGCGAGGTGACGATCGAGACGCTCGAACACCGGGGCGATCTTGACGGCACGCTCGAAGAACGGATCTACGCCACGGTCGCCCGGATCGTCGACGAGGAAGCCGACGCGATCGACGACGCCTACCCCGCCCTCAAACGGAACGTCTCCGGATACAACCTCGACAGGCTGGTAGCAGAAGCGCGTGGTTCGACGCTGCCCGGCAGTGAGGAGACCGGCGATCCGGGTACCGTCAACCTCGCTCGACTTCTGGCTGGCAGCGAAGGGACGCTCGCGATCGTCACCGAAGCGACCGTCTCGCTCGAACCGCTCCCGGAGACGAAGTCGGTCGCGATGCTGTGCTACCGCGATCTTCACCACGCGATGGCCGACGTCTCGGCGATCCTGGAACACGATCCCGCCGCCGTCGAAGTGCTCGACGACGTGCTCATCGATCTCGCCCGCGAGACGGCGGAGTTCGGCCCCGTCGCCGACCGGCTCCCCGACGGGACGAACGCGACGCTACTCGTCGAGTTTTACGCAGACTCGGGCGTCGACGGCGAGAACGCGGTCGCGACCCTCCTCGCCGATCGCTGTCCCGGCGTCGAACCGATCGGTACAGTCTCGGACGCAGTCATTTCGTCGGCCGGCGAGGGGGCAACGACAGGGGAACCTGCCCGTGCGTTCGACGCCCTCGAAGCACACGAGCCGGATGAGCGCGCGACGCTGTGGGACCTGCGAAAGTCGGGCCTCCCGATCTTGCTCTCGCGGACGACCGACGCGAAACACATCTCGTTCATCGAGGACACGGCGGTGCCACCGGCCCGTCTCCCCGAGTTCGTCGACGGCTTCGAGGCGATTCTCGAATCGCACGATACGTACGCGTCGTTCTACGCCCACGCCGGTCCCGGCGTGTTACACGTCAGGCCGCTCGTCAACACCAAGACCGAGATGGGCGTCGACCAGTTCCACGATATCGCCGACGACGTGACGGAACTGGTGGTCGAACTGGGTGGGTCGGTCTCAGGCGAACACGGTGACGGCCGGGCCCGAACCCAGTGGAACCGCCGCCTCTACGGCGACCGCGTCTGGGACACGTTCCGCGAGCTGAAGGCGGCGTTCGATCCCGACTGGCTGCTCAACCCCGGGACCGTCTGTGGCTACGCCGAGGGAGAGATTGAGAGCGATGGCGACGGCTTATCGGCATCTTCCGGGGCCGAATCGGCCCCGCCGTCTCGCGCGAGGACCGCGGACATGCGTGAGCACCTTCGATTCGACCCCGACTACGAGTTCGAAGCGGGCTTCGAACCCACACTCGAGTGGGACGACGACAACGGATTCCAGGGGATGGTCGAACTCTGTCACGGCTGCGGCGGCTGTCGGGGCGACCAGTCGACGACCGGCGGGGTGATGTGTCCGACCTATCGTGCGAGTCAGGAGGAGATCACCAGTACGCGCGGGCGGGCGAACGCGCTCCGACAGGCCATGAGCGGCGAACTGCCCGACGGTGAGCAGTTCGAAGACGAGTTCGTCGAGGAGGTGCTGGACCTCTGTATCGGCTGCAAGGGCTGTGCCGTCGACTGCCCGAGCGGGGTCGACATGGCCAAGCTCAAAGCCGAGGTGACCAACGAGTACCACGAGCGACACGGTGTCTCCCTTCGCGACCGGCTCTTCGCGAACGTCCACACCCTGTCGGCGGTGGGGAGTCGGCTCGCGCCCCTGTCGAACTGGGCGTCGGCCGTTCCCGGGGCTCGCTGGCTCCTCGAGCGAACGCTGGGCATCGACGCCGACCGGGAACTCCCCACGTTCCGTCGGGAGACGTTCACCGATCGGTTCGAGCGACGACCGACGGTCGAGTCGACATCTTCCTCGGAAGGCGGGCGGAAAGCCCTCGTTTTCCCGGATACGTACACGAACTTCACGAACCCTGAGCCGGGTGTCGCAACCGTGTCCGTTCTCGAAGCTGCCGGTGTCGAAGTCGCCCTCGCGCCGGTGTCGGGCGACAGCGGCCGACCGGCCTACTCGAAGGGATTCCTCGAACAGGCCCGGTCGCGTGCAGCCGACACCGTCGACGCGCTGGCGCCGTTCGTCGACGATGGGTGGGACGTGGTCGTGATCGAACCGTCGGACGCCGTCATGTTGCAGTCGGATTACCTGGACCTCCACCCGGGTGAGCGGACCAGGGCCGTCGCGGCCGCCACCTACGGTGTCTGTGAGTACATAGATCGATTCGACCTCGTCGACGAGCTTTCCGTCGATCCGGCAGCCACCTCCTCGATCACGTACCACGGCCACTGCCACCAAAAAGCGACGAAAACGGCCGCCCACGCCAGCGCCGTCCTCGATCGGGCTGGCTTCGACGTCGATCACCTTGACTCGGGATGCTGTGGTATGGCCGGAAGCTTCGGGTACGAGGCCGAACACGCCTCGATGAGTGACGCGATCGGCTCGATCCTCTTCGAGCAGGTGGCCGATAGCGACGGCGATCGGGTCGTGGCACCGGGCGCTTCCTGTCGGACTCAGCTGGCGTCGCGCGAACCCAATGGCGAGGAACCACCGACACCGATCGAAGTACTGGCGGACGCCCTCACCGTCGAATCATCGGGGGCGTGA
- a CDS encoding FAD-dependent oxidoreductase, with protein sequence MSTVHVVGGGPAGLSAALFTEKNGLETTVYDSDETWMHKAHLFNYPGIGSVDGSGLLETMRNQVDHLGVDRRQGAHVERIEGTDDGFTIETDDGQETADYVVLATGANRDLAEALGCDFDGDIVDVDVTMETSIDGVYATGAMVRAEEWQAVISAGDGAAAALNILSGERGEHYHDFDVPADAEAVFGSMAEE encoded by the coding sequence ATGTCCACAGTACACGTCGTCGGCGGCGGGCCAGCCGGCCTGTCGGCCGCACTGTTCACCGAGAAGAACGGACTCGAAACGACCGTCTACGACTCGGACGAGACCTGGATGCACAAGGCACACCTGTTCAACTACCCCGGTATCGGCTCCGTCGACGGGTCGGGCCTGCTGGAGACGATGCGGAATCAGGTCGACCACCTCGGCGTCGACCGTCGCCAGGGAGCACACGTCGAGCGCATCGAGGGGACCGACGACGGCTTTACGATCGAGACGGACGACGGCCAGGAGACGGCCGACTACGTCGTGCTCGCGACCGGCGCGAACCGCGATCTCGCCGAAGCGCTCGGCTGTGACTTCGATGGGGACATCGTCGACGTCGACGTCACAATGGAGACGTCGATCGACGGCGTCTACGCGACCGGCGCGATGGTCCGCGCCGAGGAGTGGCAGGCAGTGATCTCCGCCGGCGACGGCGCCGCCGCTGCCCTGAACATCCTCTCCGGCGAACGGGGCGAACACTACCACGACTTCGACGTGCCAGCCGACGCCGAAGCGGTCTTCGGGTCGATGGCCGAGGAATAA
- a CDS encoding winged helix-turn-helix transcriptional regulator yields the protein MSQHAQQSDATVEQVNEAACPTVEAIDQIGSKWRLLVLYDLREADEKRFNEIKRSTQANSRTLSRVLDDLADASLVTRRVEDQPIATYYSLTQKGEALCPVLSDLEDWATEWING from the coding sequence ATGTCCCAGCACGCCCAGCAGTCCGATGCGACCGTCGAACAGGTGAACGAAGCGGCCTGTCCGACGGTGGAGGCGATCGATCAGATCGGATCGAAGTGGCGATTGCTCGTCCTCTACGACCTCCGTGAGGCAGACGAGAAGCGATTCAACGAGATCAAGCGATCCACGCAGGCGAACTCGCGGACCCTCTCGCGCGTGCTCGACGATCTCGCCGATGCCTCGCTCGTCACCCGTCGCGTCGAGGATCAGCCGATCGCGACCTACTACAGTCTCACACAGAAAGGCGAGGCACTGTGCCCCGTTCTCTCCGATCTCGAAGACTGGGCGACCGAGTGGATCAACGGCTGA
- a CDS encoding coiled-coil protein has product MVDESKNIELTEDDLANKSKGQLIKKAGQLRDRRNELNQMASERASKRDDLNAKTREKVDEAQEHREKRDELNEQVQEHKESRNELNAEANELFDKVDELKSDLELDEGKDLEELESEIEDLEFKQQTEVLSTDEERELIEKIEGKREEYAERKDKLDGSEELEGLRAEAEEVRSEASQHHQKVTELADKAQEHHNQMIEAYREADDIRDEADDMHDSFVEAQEAADRHHEDFVRVQKRLREMDKEEEEERKSARDKKKEEAKEEAEEIYQKFKEGETLETEDLMKLQKTGLL; this is encoded by the coding sequence ATGGTAGACGAATCGAAGAACATCGAACTGACAGAGGACGATCTCGCAAACAAATCGAAGGGACAGCTCATCAAGAAGGCCGGTCAACTCCGCGACCGGCGAAACGAGCTGAACCAGATGGCTTCTGAACGCGCGTCGAAGCGTGACGATCTCAACGCAAAGACGCGTGAGAAGGTCGACGAGGCCCAGGAGCATCGCGAAAAACGAGACGAGTTGAACGAACAGGTCCAGGAACACAAAGAGAGCCGAAACGAGCTCAACGCCGAGGCGAACGAGCTCTTCGACAAGGTCGACGAGCTGAAGTCCGACCTCGAACTCGACGAAGGCAAGGACCTGGAGGAACTCGAATCGGAGATCGAAGATCTCGAGTTCAAACAGCAGACGGAAGTGCTCTCGACGGACGAAGAGCGCGAGCTCATCGAGAAGATCGAAGGCAAGCGCGAGGAGTACGCCGAGCGCAAGGACAAACTCGACGGCAGTGAGGAGCTCGAAGGCCTCCGAGCAGAGGCCGAAGAGGTCCGATCGGAAGCCTCCCAGCACCACCAGAAGGTGACGGAGCTCGCCGACAAGGCCCAGGAGCACCACAACCAGATGATCGAGGCCTACCGAGAGGCCGACGACATCCGTGACGAGGCCGACGACATGCACGACTCCTTCGTGGAGGCCCAGGAGGCGGCCGACCGCCACCACGAGGACTTCGTCCGCGTCCAGAAGCGCCTGCGCGAGATGGACAAGGAGGAAGAAGAAGAGCGCAAGTCCGCTCGCGACAAGAAGAAAGAGGAGGCCAAAGAGGAAGCCGAGGAGATTTATCAGAAGTTCAAGGAAGGCGAGACCCTAGAGACCGAGGACCTGATGAAGCTCCAGAAGACCGGCCTGCTGTAA